A region from the Rubricoccus marinus genome encodes:
- a CDS encoding S8 family peptidase, protein MAAYTHVQTVLKGESRPRQTSQGFDPEILNHSLITVPLLERFEQGRANELHRVIVELNHNYRRELSGAHKDVKRWIKDIIKSRTGRDDNASATAPAPSHRRARLLKAQSKLSYRYVVADLTRAMVRELVTQDGENASQAPSEVVENAVPPGRAIYRVWPDFKVRPLLHYSARTVKADAAQKAFGAAGKGVVWAVVDSGVDGAHPHLKSATILPAGLAHKDFVDTERKGAPIDPFGHGSHVAGIIAGSVADDTVDDDERPLHQLQQEADPDGEPRYRARPVGAISGVAPDCTVLSVRVLDADGNGHASDVIAALQYVGSLNKGGRDLRVHGVNLSVGYDFDPEWYACGHSPLCQEVDLLVRSGVVVVAAAGNTGHGTAYADARQSKTGIDLTINDPGNAEKAITVGSTHRAEPHRYGVSYFSSKGPTGDGRAKPDLVAPGERVLSCAAGSKRDAAERKIARMASREEGPSAWPTTCHYVADSGTSMAAPHVSGAIAAFLSVRREFIGRSEDVKALFLRTATDLGRDPYFQGAGLADLMRALQAV, encoded by the coding sequence GTGGCAGCCTACACGCACGTCCAAACGGTCTTGAAGGGAGAGTCCCGGCCGCGACAAACATCGCAAGGTTTTGACCCGGAGATCCTTAACCATTCGCTCATCACTGTGCCGCTCCTTGAGCGGTTCGAGCAAGGGCGAGCCAACGAGTTGCACCGCGTCATCGTCGAACTCAACCACAACTACAGGCGCGAGCTCAGCGGTGCGCACAAAGATGTTAAAAGGTGGATCAAAGACATCATCAAGAGTCGCACCGGACGGGACGACAACGCATCTGCTACGGCCCCTGCGCCATCGCACCGTCGCGCACGCCTGCTCAAGGCGCAGTCCAAGCTCAGCTACCGATACGTTGTCGCAGATCTCACGCGCGCGATGGTCCGCGAGTTGGTCACCCAAGACGGTGAAAATGCGTCCCAAGCTCCTTCAGAAGTTGTAGAGAACGCGGTCCCACCGGGACGGGCCATCTACCGCGTGTGGCCCGATTTCAAAGTCCGGCCTCTTCTCCACTACAGTGCGCGTACGGTCAAGGCGGATGCCGCACAGAAGGCGTTTGGCGCAGCAGGAAAGGGAGTCGTCTGGGCCGTAGTGGACTCCGGCGTCGATGGTGCTCACCCGCACCTCAAGAGCGCGACGATTCTTCCTGCCGGGTTGGCTCATAAGGACTTCGTCGACACAGAACGCAAGGGCGCCCCGATCGACCCATTCGGTCACGGCTCTCACGTCGCCGGAATCATCGCTGGATCGGTTGCCGACGACACGGTCGACGACGACGAGCGTCCGCTCCACCAACTTCAGCAAGAAGCTGACCCTGACGGCGAGCCTCGCTACCGCGCCCGCCCGGTCGGTGCCATCAGCGGCGTTGCTCCAGACTGCACCGTTCTCAGTGTTCGCGTCCTCGATGCGGATGGCAACGGCCACGCTAGCGACGTTATCGCCGCGCTCCAGTACGTCGGCTCTCTGAACAAAGGAGGGCGGGACCTTCGGGTCCACGGCGTCAACCTCAGCGTCGGCTATGACTTTGACCCGGAGTGGTATGCGTGCGGCCACAGTCCACTCTGCCAGGAGGTAGACCTGCTCGTCCGCTCTGGCGTTGTGGTCGTGGCCGCCGCCGGCAACACAGGCCATGGGACAGCCTACGCAGACGCACGGCAATCAAAAACCGGAATCGACCTCACAATCAACGACCCTGGAAACGCCGAGAAGGCTATTACGGTCGGGTCGACGCACCGCGCGGAGCCTCACCGGTATGGCGTGTCCTACTTCTCATCCAAAGGGCCTACTGGGGACGGCCGTGCCAAGCCAGACCTCGTTGCTCCCGGTGAGCGCGTGCTCTCGTGTGCTGCCGGCAGCAAGCGGGATGCGGCAGAGCGCAAGATCGCCCGCATGGCTTCGCGAGAGGAGGGCCCCAGCGCGTGGCCGACAACCTGCCACTACGTCGCCGATAGCGGCACCAGCATGGCCGCACCTCACGTCTCCGGGGCCATCGCCGCTTTTCTCTCTGTGCGCCGCGAGTTCATCGGCCGGTCCGAAGATGTCAAGGCGCTCTTTCTGCGCACTGCAACTGATTTGG